CCTTGGCGATCAGGTTGCCGATCGCCTCGCTGAAGACCAGCAGGAGCACTTGCGCGATCAGGGTGCCGATGACCTCGCCGATGCCCTTGCCCATCTCGTAGAAATCCTTGCCGAGGAAATCGAACAGCGCGTGCGCACCGCCGGCGCCGATGCTGCGCGCCTTCGAAAGCGCCATCTGCATCAGGCCTTCGAGAAAGCCCGAGAACTTCTGCACCGTGCCCTTCGGATCGGTCACGAAGGCTGCCAGCGAGGTGCCCAGCTCGCCCATCAGCTCACCGAGCTTGAGGTTGAGCTGCGCGACCTTCGCCCGCCGCTCGGCGCTGATGGCGATCCCGAGGGGTGACCATTTCGCCAGCCAGTCGAGTCCCGCGACGCCCAGTTTCACCAGGCCCACGACGCCCTTCACGAGGTCGGTGATGGGGCTCACCAGGCCGATCACCAGGCCGACCAGGTAGCCTCCGTAGAACTTGACCGCATTCCAGGGCCGCATGAGCTCGGAGAGATGGCTCTTCGCGGCATCGGCGCGGCCGGACTTGACGTCCGACTTCAGCCCCCCGACGAATCCTTCCAGGACCGCCTTGATGAAAGGCCAGGACCGGTCGCTGGTCGCCTTCCGGCCGACAGTGTCGACGAGGCCGGTGCCCAGGGAGAACTGCTCTTCCTCTTCCGGTGCGCGCTGGATGCGCTGCTGCGCCAGGGCGGGGACCTGCTGCGCGGACGGCTCGCGTGCGTCGCGTTCATGCGCCGAGTCGCGTGCGTCTACTTGCGGGTTGAGCGAAGCCGCGGCCCAGTGCTGCTGCGCGACGTGCCGAAGCTCATGCCTCAGCAGCGCACGGCCCGTCGGCGCCTCAGGGGCGTACCGCCCCGCCGCGAAGGCGATGTCACTGCCGATCGTGTAAGCCGAGGCGTGCAGGGACTTCGCTGCGGCGTTCGCCGGCGGTCCATCGTGCACCCGGACGTGGCCGAAGCCGAAGCCGTAGCGATCGAAGGCTTCCCGTTGGACGTGGGGAGGAAGCGGCTTGCCGCTGCCGCGCACGGCATCGACCGCACGCGCGGCAGGTGTCCGCTTCGCATGGGCGCGCACGTCCTTCTCCGCAAGGCGGCGCCGTCGTCACGCAGGCGGCGCCGCGGGCACGCCATTCGGGCCGGGCGCAGGCACCGGCGGCTCCACCACGATCGGCGGCTCGTTGCACTTCCACCAATACGGCGCCAGCGACAGCAGCATGCGCCGGCAGGTGCAGTTGTCGATCTTCGTGACCACGCCCTTGGCGTCGGTGGTCACCTCGGCCAGCACCACCCACGGATCGGTCGGGCACGGGATGCAGTCCGGAATGCCGCTCGGGCTCAAGAGCCCTTCGAGCTCAGGCGGCTGCGCATGCGAGTCCGGGCAATGATCGAGGACGCAGATCTCATAGCCGTCGCGCCAGCGCGAGTACTCGCAGGCCGTATCGTCGCAGCCGCAGCCGACGGCCTGCACGCGCACGGGGCGCGAAGGCATCTCCTTGTAGCGCACGGCGATGTACCACGGCGTGTTGGCCTCCCGCTCCTGCGGCGTACGGTCGCCGCACAGCGGATCGACGATCTCGTCGCAGGCGTCGATCTCGTCGACTTCCACGCAGCGCGTGCGCACGTCGAAGCAGATCGCGCGCTCGATCACGATCTCGTCGCCGTAGGGACCGAGGATGTAGCCCGGCTGCACGATCACCTTCCACGGCTTCTTCGCATCGGCCACCCGCGTGCCGCAGACCACGCCCCAGCCGTGGAGGTAGCGGTTGATGCGCCGGATCTTGTGGCGGAAATAGTCCTGGCCCAGGGTCAGGTCCTCGGAGGTCACCAGCTGCCGCGCGAAGAAGCGCGGCCGCTCGATCGAGCCCTTGCCGCTCGCCGCATCGGACGCAGCCGTCGATCCGCAGCCACAGGTGCTTTCGGTCACTTTTGCCATGGTCGTTCCCCTCAGTTCCTGCCCGCGCGCCGGTTCTGGGTTTCGTGCACCAGCGAAAGCACGAGTTGCCACAGCACGTCGAGGCTGTAGACGATCGGTCGCACCGAGATGTCGATGTGCGAAAGCTCCACGGTCCCCTCGCCCGTAGGCAGGCGGATGTTGGCCAGCGCGATGCACGCGTCGCCGGGCCGGTCGCAGGGCATGCTCACCCACTCGGCCAGCGCCCGGTAGTTGACGTTGTTGCCCTTGATCAGGTTGGGAATGCTCGGATCGACCGGGATGTCGCGCGCCTTGCCGGGTTCGATGTGCAGCGCGTAGCCCTCGCGGATGGCGCCGGGCGAGCACCGCTCCGGGCCCTCGCAGCCGCCGGACAGCACCGGCTCCGGATCGGTCTTGCACTCGTCGTAGCAGATGACGAGATGGGCCCAGTCGTCGTCGCAGCAGCCGTCGTCGCTTCGGCCGTTCCTGCCGCCCTCGCCGGCCTCCTGCGCCGGCTTCGGCTCGATCGGTATCTTCTTCGAGCGCGATGGCACGACGATCTCGCGGCCGCGCCGGTCGAGCGCCACGCCCGGCAGCACGACCACGCTGTGGTCGTCCTCGCCGACCTGCACGTCCAGGCCGCAGACCACGCCGAAGCCGGAGATCAGCCGGTTGAGCATCCATTGCTTGCGCTTGAAGTAGGCCTGCTCGGACTCGAAATGCCGAACATCGAGCAGCTGCCCATGGAAGTAGCGCGGGCGCGTGAAGCTTCTCACCACGCCTGCTGCCGGATAGTCGTCGTCCATTGCGTTCTCCTCGTTGAAGAAACTACAGCTGCCTGCCCGTTCCCAGCCGGCTGTCGATGCCCAGCCGCGCGCGCGGCTGGCCGTGCAGCCCCAGCGCGGATTCGCCCAGTCCGCCCGGCGCGGGGCCGCTGCCGAGCAGGGTGTCGATGCCCAGCCGGGCCTGCCAGCCGATGCGGATGCCCGCGTCGATGACGCGCAGCTCGTACAGCGTGTGCGCCGGCTTCTCGCGCTCGACGATCGCTCTCACCAAGTCCAGCTTGCCGGCACATGCAAGCTCGCGTGCGTAGAGCCACACGACGAAGCGGTAGGCGACGGCGTCGAAGAGCGGCGTGCCGAAATCCTCCTGTGCGAGCAGCTGGGCGCCGTCCAGCGTCGCGGTGGT
Above is a window of Variovorax sp. RA8 DNA encoding:
- a CDS encoding eCIS core domain-containing protein, translating into MRAHAKRTPAARAVDAVRGSGKPLPPHVQREAFDRYGFGFGHVRVHDGPPANAAAKSLHASAYTIGSDIAFAAGRYAPEAPTGRALLRHELRHVAQQHWAAASLNPQVDARDSAHERDAREPSAQQVPALAQQRIQRAPEEEEQFSLGTGLVDTVGRKATSDRSWPFIKAVLEGFVGGLKSDVKSGRADAAKSHLSELMRPWNAVKFYGGYLVGLVIGLVSPITDLVKGVVGLVKLGVAGLDWLAKWSPLGIAISAERRAKVAQLNLKLGELMGELGTSLAAFVTDPKGTVQKFSGFLEGLMQMALSKARSIGAGGAHALFDFLGKDFYEMGKGIGEVIGTLIAQVLLLVFSEAIGNLIAKGASLVGKAAEFVAGKAVEAFTWLKGIFVEAVGLLRGAVKGALKAFEGVVNKAVEAFEALVGLFSEAAVVGAGEKAAAGVGRGAPGPLPNVMESRMVTSTRTSPATVADLKPPKVHPSNVGKEASVAKPAAEAPKSSPAATKAETLTPDELRRKHVLEEFTERQELEQKAVLQEQESKHVTRTRKQAGVSLEEDHHIATRYLSKNKALFESAGTHVDADLNLIKEFPEHGQLRGWYDWKGRSYRFNMRGHHPEYNRWVTETLGNAVPPGLSPDVALSRIMNMNARLEAIIRAHPEVLSHGPDILPAALRKLTF